Proteins found in one Brassica napus cultivar Da-Ae chromosome A3 unlocalized genomic scaffold, Da-Ae chrA03_Random_8, whole genome shotgun sequence genomic segment:
- the LOC125594163 gene encoding uncharacterized protein LOC125594163 isoform X2, protein MPFKTVMEVEPPSLLRYLIGSAVMMIGVVLPLGYMMFRNKRVPSSSSYSKQT, encoded by the exons ATGCCG TTCAAGACGGTGATGGAAGTGGAGCCTCCGAGTCTGTTACGTTACTTGATCGGATCGGCGGTGATGATGATCGGCGTCGTATTACCACTCGGTTACATGATGTTCCGCAACAAGCGCGTCCCTTCCTCGTCTTCCTACTCTAAACAGACGTAG
- the LOC125594163 gene encoding uncharacterized protein LOC125594163 isoform X1 encodes MPFKTVMEVEPPSLLRYLIGSAVMMIGVVLPLGYMMFRNKRVPSSSSYSKQTNKVLI; translated from the exons ATGCCG TTCAAGACGGTGATGGAAGTGGAGCCTCCGAGTCTGTTACGTTACTTGATCGGATCGGCGGTGATGATGATCGGCGTCGTATTACCACTCGGTTACATGATGTTCCGCAACAAGCGCGTCCCTTCCTCGTCTTCCTACTCTAAACAGAC GAACaaagttttgatttag